A DNA window from Bradyrhizobium sp. CCBAU 53421 contains the following coding sequences:
- a CDS encoding class I SAM-dependent methyltransferase: MSVASQADDEHVKLWNGAAGRAWVETRDVLEGMFKPLEDLLARAVSDEAASRVLDIGCGTGATTFAVAHVLGPQGHCTGIDISEPMIAAARDRAEREGWPASFICADAQTHVFAPASFDMIISRLGVMFFADPVQAFANLRRAARPGAALRFIAWRGAAENPFMTTAERAAKPLLPDLPARRTDAPGQFGFADRGRVESILEDSGWDAIAIEPVDIALRFPAAELTRYVSWLGPVGTMLQAMEEPRRTEVIEAVGGAFDRYIHDNEIRFTAACWMVAARAPAAHG, translated from the coding sequence ATGAGTGTCGCATCACAGGCCGATGACGAGCACGTCAAACTCTGGAACGGTGCCGCCGGACGCGCCTGGGTCGAGACCCGCGACGTGCTCGAAGGGATGTTCAAGCCGCTTGAAGACCTGCTGGCTCGGGCGGTGTCCGATGAAGCGGCGAGCCGCGTGCTCGACATCGGCTGCGGCACCGGCGCCACGACATTCGCCGTCGCTCACGTGCTCGGCCCGCAGGGGCATTGCACCGGTATCGACATCTCCGAACCCATGATCGCGGCGGCGCGTGATCGCGCGGAGCGGGAAGGATGGCCTGCCAGCTTCATCTGCGCCGACGCGCAGACCCATGTCTTCGCGCCGGCGAGTTTCGACATGATCATCTCGCGTCTCGGCGTGATGTTCTTTGCCGATCCGGTGCAGGCCTTCGCCAATCTGCGGCGCGCGGCCCGGCCGGGTGCTGCGCTTCGTTTCATCGCGTGGCGCGGTGCGGCCGAGAACCCGTTCATGACGACGGCGGAGCGGGCGGCAAAGCCGCTGCTGCCGGACCTTCCGGCGCGGCGTACCGATGCGCCGGGGCAATTCGGCTTCGCGGACCGGGGGCGGGTTGAAAGCATCCTGGAGGATAGCGGCTGGGATGCGATCGCGATCGAGCCGGTCGATATCGCCTTGCGCTTTCCGGCAGCGGAGCTGACCCGTTACGTGAGTTGGCTCGGCCCGGTCGGCACGATGCTGCAGGCGATGGAGGAGCCGCGTCGCACCGAAGTGATCGAGGCCGTAGGCGGTGCCTTCGATCGTTACATCCACGACAACGAAATTCGCTTCACCGCGGCCTGCTGGATGGTCGCGGCGCGGGCGCCGGCTGCACATGGTTGA
- a CDS encoding acyl-CoA dehydrogenase family protein encodes MALVLTEEQSMLRDSARGLISDKAPVAHLRSLRDSKDSTGFSRELWKTFAEMGFSGLLVPDQFGGSGLGCVEAGIVMEEIGRTLMPSPFLATSVLAASALSRGGSEAQKAQHLPGIADGSLLAALAIDEGAKHRPLQTKLQATRAGNGFKLSGDKAFVVDGHTADLLIVAARTAGSAGDKNGLTLFLVDPKAKGLAVERTAMVDSHNAARIVFDNIEVNADSVLGEVDQGGGLLEGVLNIGRGAVASEMLGLSDEVFGRTVTYLKERKQFGKAIGEFQALQHRAAQLYIDIEITRAAVLKALQALDTDVEKAVTAVAVAKARAGTTATLAVQEGVQMHGGMGMTDQFDIGFFVKRARVCQELFGDSNFHTDQLASGKGY; translated from the coding sequence ATGGCCCTCGTCCTCACCGAAGAACAATCCATGCTGCGCGACAGTGCGCGCGGTCTCATCAGCGACAAGGCGCCGGTGGCGCATCTGCGCTCCTTGCGCGACAGCAAGGATTCCACCGGCTTCTCGCGCGAGCTTTGGAAGACCTTTGCCGAGATGGGCTTTTCCGGCCTGCTGGTGCCGGACCAGTTCGGCGGCAGCGGGCTCGGCTGCGTCGAGGCCGGCATCGTCATGGAGGAGATCGGCCGCACCTTGATGCCCTCGCCGTTCCTTGCGACCTCGGTGCTTGCGGCCTCAGCGCTGTCGCGCGGCGGCAGCGAGGCGCAGAAAGCGCAGCACCTGCCTGGCATCGCCGACGGCTCGCTGCTCGCGGCGCTCGCGATCGATGAGGGCGCGAAGCATCGCCCGCTGCAGACCAAGTTGCAGGCCACGCGCGCCGGCAACGGCTTCAAATTGTCTGGCGACAAGGCCTTCGTGGTCGACGGCCACACCGCCGATCTGCTGATCGTCGCGGCACGCACGGCCGGCAGCGCCGGCGACAAGAACGGCCTGACGCTGTTCCTGGTCGATCCGAAGGCCAAGGGCCTAGCGGTCGAGCGCACCGCGATGGTCGATTCGCACAACGCGGCGCGCATCGTGTTCGACAATATCGAGGTCAACGCCGACAGCGTGCTCGGCGAGGTCGATCAGGGCGGCGGCCTGCTCGAGGGCGTGCTCAATATCGGCCGCGGCGCGGTCGCCTCCGAAATGCTCGGTCTCTCCGACGAGGTGTTCGGCCGCACCGTGACCTACCTGAAGGAGCGCAAGCAGTTCGGCAAGGCGATCGGCGAGTTCCAGGCGCTGCAGCATCGCGCGGCCCAGCTCTACATCGACATCGAGATCACCCGCGCCGCCGTTCTGAAGGCGTTGCAGGCGCTCGATACGGATGTCGAGAAGGCCGTCACCGCAGTCGCGGTTGCCAAGGCGCGCGCCGGCACCACCGCGACGCTCGCCGTCCAGGAAGGCGTGCAGATGCACGGCGGCATGGGCATGACCGACCAGTTCGACATCGGCTTCTTCGTGAAGCGCGCCCGCGTCTGCCAGGAACTGTTCGGCGACAGCAACTTCCACACCGACCAGCTCGCGAGCGGCAAGGGGTACTGA
- a CDS encoding carboxymuconolactone decarboxylase family protein, with translation MRLKLLSPSEMNAAQKETYDESIAGKRGAPPAPMMAWLNSPEMARHATRLGEVLRFDTIFPPKLSEIAILVTARHWTAHYEWYAHKRLALKGGLDPKIIEDIRVRRTPSFDDPKARVIYDVAKALHEGHGLPKGLYDEAVEVLSQRGLVEVIGLCGYYTMVSMTLNTFEFQLPGGELSELC, from the coding sequence ATGCGGCTGAAGCTGCTTTCGCCTAGCGAAATGAACGCCGCCCAGAAAGAAACCTACGACGAGTCGATCGCCGGCAAGCGCGGCGCGCCACCGGCGCCGATGATGGCCTGGCTCAACAGCCCGGAGATGGCGCGGCACGCCACGCGGCTCGGCGAGGTGCTGCGCTTCGACACCATCTTCCCGCCGAAGCTCTCGGAGATCGCCATCCTCGTCACCGCGCGGCACTGGACCGCGCATTACGAATGGTATGCCCACAAGCGCCTCGCGCTAAAGGGCGGCCTCGACCCCAAGATCATCGAGGACATTCGGGTGCGCCGGACGCCGAGCTTTGACGATCCCAAGGCCAGGGTGATCTACGACGTCGCCAAGGCATTGCACGAAGGTCACGGCCTGCCGAAGGGACTGTATGACGAGGCGGTCGAGGTGCTGAGCCAGCGCGGCCTGGTCGAGGTGATCGGCCTCTGCGGCTATTACACCATGGTGTCGATGACGCTGAACACGTTCGAGTTCCAGCTGCCCGGTGGCGAACTGTCGGAGCTCTGCTAG
- a CDS encoding GntR family transcriptional regulator has product MSEQPDRARSSRYRDIATGLQKDIRLGTYAVGNLLPTETELMASYQASRQTVREALRILIDQGLIVRRAGLGSVVIASEPPVLFTHSVKSLGEWLRYSNETYRDVVASSDVVADRKLAALLKCEPGKSWFLIEAVRRSDQFAAPLGWTEIYVLRRFADVVTRSDHGRTPVHEQIAKMYGQVTERAQMEIFVRGMPAPIAKALGVKPGSPALTVVRRYYGLREELFEVTITTHPEGRYTYTMDMQRSLRPKL; this is encoded by the coding sequence ATGTCTGAACAACCGGACAGGGCGAGATCGTCCCGCTATCGCGACATCGCCACCGGACTGCAAAAGGACATCCGTCTCGGCACCTACGCAGTCGGCAATCTGCTGCCGACCGAGACCGAGTTGATGGCGAGCTATCAGGCCAGTCGGCAGACCGTGCGCGAGGCGCTGCGCATCCTGATCGACCAGGGCCTGATCGTGCGCCGCGCCGGCCTCGGTTCGGTGGTGATCGCCTCCGAGCCGCCGGTGCTGTTCACCCACAGCGTCAAGTCGCTCGGCGAATGGCTGCGCTATTCCAACGAGACCTACCGCGACGTCGTCGCCAGCAGCGACGTCGTCGCCGACCGCAAGTTGGCGGCGCTGCTGAAATGCGAGCCCGGCAAGAGCTGGTTCCTGATCGAGGCGGTGCGCCGCTCCGACCAGTTCGCCGCCCCGCTCGGCTGGACCGAGATCTACGTGCTGCGCCGGTTCGCCGACGTCGTGACCCGCAGCGACCACGGCCGCACCCCGGTGCACGAGCAGATCGCCAAGATGTACGGCCAGGTCACCGAGCGTGCGCAGATGGAAATCTTCGTGCGGGGCATGCCGGCGCCGATCGCCAAAGCCCTCGGCGTCAAGCCCGGCTCGCCGGCGCTCACCGTGGTCCGCCGCTACTACGGCCTGCGCGAGGAACTGTTCGAGGTCACCATCACGACGCACCCGGAAGGGCGCTACACCTACACGATGGACATGCAGCGCTCGCTGCGGCCGAAGCTTTAG
- a CDS encoding MFS transporter, with product MIDVTAADEASDDARARSNVWRLAAAQALTGANSAVIFATGSIVGATLAPDISLATVPLSMYVLGLAAGTLPTGAISRAYGRRVAFIVGTFCGTLTGALGAWAILHSSFWLFCGATFLGGLYGAVAQSYRFAAADGASVAFRPKAVSWVMAGGVFAGVLGPQLVQWTMDIWPPYLFAFSFVMQALVALVAMAVLSGVDAPKPAAADLHGGRPLLEIARQPRFIAAALCGVIAYPMMNLVMTSAPLAMKMCGLSVSDSNFGIQWHIVAMYGPSFFTGSLIARFGAPRIVALGLALEAVAAMIGLSGITAPHFWATLFVLGIGWNFAFVGASALVLETHRPQERNKVQAFNDFLVFGMMAIGSFSSGQLLAHYGWNAVNMVVFPPVLLGLVVLSLASFAKRRAKLRAVEEIPDPSI from the coding sequence ATGATCGACGTGACAGCTGCGGATGAGGCGAGCGACGACGCGCGGGCGCGCAGCAATGTGTGGCGGCTTGCGGCGGCGCAGGCGCTGACCGGCGCCAATTCGGCCGTGATCTTCGCCACCGGTTCGATCGTCGGCGCGACGCTGGCGCCAGACATCTCGCTCGCGACGGTGCCGCTCTCGATGTATGTGCTCGGGCTTGCCGCCGGCACGCTGCCGACCGGCGCGATCTCGCGCGCCTATGGTAGGCGCGTCGCCTTCATCGTCGGCACCTTCTGCGGCACGCTCACCGGCGCGCTCGGCGCCTGGGCGATCCTGCACTCGTCGTTCTGGCTGTTCTGCGGCGCGACCTTCCTCGGCGGGCTCTATGGCGCCGTCGCGCAGTCCTATCGCTTTGCCGCCGCCGATGGCGCCAGCGTCGCGTTCCGGCCCAAGGCGGTGTCGTGGGTGATGGCCGGCGGCGTGTTCGCCGGCGTGCTCGGGCCGCAACTCGTGCAATGGACCATGGACATCTGGCCGCCTTACCTGTTCGCATTCTCGTTTGTGATGCAGGCGCTGGTCGCACTGGTGGCGATGGCAGTGCTGTCGGGGGTCGACGCGCCGAAACCCGCGGCGGCGGATCTGCATGGCGGCCGCCCGCTGCTCGAGATCGCGAGACAACCGCGCTTCATCGCCGCGGCGCTGTGCGGCGTGATCGCCTATCCGATGATGAACCTGGTGATGACCTCGGCGCCGCTCGCGATGAAGATGTGCGGGCTGTCGGTCAGCGATTCCAATTTCGGTATCCAGTGGCACATCGTGGCGATGTACGGCCCGAGCTTCTTCACGGGCTCGCTGATCGCTCGGTTTGGCGCGCCTCGCATTGTCGCGCTCGGGCTGGCGCTGGAGGCGGTGGCCGCGATGATCGGGCTGTCCGGCATCACCGCACCGCACTTCTGGGCAACGCTGTTCGTGCTCGGGATCGGCTGGAACTTCGCGTTCGTCGGCGCCTCGGCGCTGGTGCTGGAAACGCACCGGCCGCAGGAGCGCAACAAGGTGCAGGCATTCAACGATTTCCTGGTGTTCGGCATGATGGCGATCGGCTCGTTCTCATCGGGCCAGCTGCTCGCGCATTACGGCTGGAACGCCGTCAACATGGTGGTGTTTCCGCCGGTGCTGCTCGGGCTCGTCGTGCTATCGCTGGCCTCGTTCGCCAAGCGGCGCGCGAAATTGCGTGCGGTGGAAGAAATCCCGGACCCGAGTATCTAA
- a CDS encoding DUF2938 domain-containing protein — MVDATDFLARAVLIGAGATIVMDIWGIVRTRVLGIPSLDYALVGRWLGHLASGCLCHDRIAASPPVAGERAIGWAAHYLIGVGLAGVLLAIVGLDWVRQPTIAPALLVGIGSVAAPFLVMQPAMGAGLAASRTPRPWASRLQSLVTHAVFGVGLYAAGLLAHLFLNP, encoded by the coding sequence ATGGTTGACGCGACGGACTTTTTGGCGCGTGCGGTGCTGATCGGGGCCGGCGCCACCATCGTGATGGACATTTGGGGGATCGTCCGCACGCGCGTGCTCGGCATTCCGTCGCTAGACTATGCCCTGGTCGGCCGCTGGCTCGGCCATCTCGCGTCCGGGTGCCTATGCCACGACCGCATCGCCGCGTCGCCGCCGGTCGCGGGTGAACGGGCGATCGGCTGGGCCGCGCATTATCTGATCGGGGTCGGCTTAGCCGGCGTGCTGCTTGCGATTGTCGGGCTCGACTGGGTGCGGCAGCCGACCATCGCTCCGGCTTTGTTGGTCGGGATCGGCAGCGTGGCCGCGCCGTTCCTGGTGATGCAGCCGGCGATGGGAGCCGGTCTTGCCGCGAGCCGCACGCCCCGTCCATGGGCCTCGCGGCTGCAGAGCCTCGTGACGCACGCTGTGTTCGGCGTTGGGCTCTACGCGGCCGGCTTGCTCGCGCACCTATTTCTGAACCCGTAA
- a CDS encoding MFS transporter — protein sequence MDASSPTLHDESSLGYEGWRIVVVCFLLATFGWGLGFYGQSVYVAELHKLHGWPASLISSGTTFFYLFGAALVAFVSEAIKAFGARSCLIAGTFAMAVAAVAIGEVREPWQLYLADALLAFGWAGTSLAIITNTLGLWFDKKRGMAISLALNGASFGGIVGVPLLVAGIGTFGFSGAMIAAAVLLVVVMVPVILIFVGRPPMHLHAVTSAAADAPSATQVRARALRDIRFLSVSVAFALVLFAQVGFIVHLIAYLDQVIGRERATVAMALLTAMAVVGRVSFSFVIDRLNQRLASALSFVSQAIALAVIINVHNDIAQIAACALFGFSVGNLITLPALIVQREFDPRAFGVLISLITAINQITYAFGPGVIGLLHDLSGSYTLPFYGCIGLELIAAVTIMTKGK from the coding sequence ATGGACGCATCCTCACCCACGCTGCATGACGAATCCTCGCTTGGTTACGAAGGCTGGCGCATCGTCGTCGTCTGCTTCCTGCTTGCGACCTTCGGCTGGGGGCTGGGCTTTTACGGCCAGAGCGTCTACGTCGCCGAGTTGCACAAGCTGCACGGCTGGCCGGCGTCGCTGATCTCGTCGGGCACGACCTTCTTCTATCTGTTCGGCGCCGCGCTGGTCGCCTTCGTCAGCGAGGCGATCAAGGCGTTCGGCGCGCGCAGCTGCCTGATCGCCGGCACTTTCGCGATGGCGGTCGCGGCGGTTGCGATCGGCGAGGTGCGCGAGCCGTGGCAGCTCTATCTTGCCGACGCGCTGCTGGCGTTTGGCTGGGCCGGCACCAGCCTCGCCATCATCACCAACACGCTCGGCCTTTGGTTCGACAAGAAGCGCGGCATGGCGATCAGCCTGGCGCTGAACGGCGCGAGTTTTGGCGGCATCGTCGGCGTGCCGCTGCTGGTGGCGGGGATCGGCACTTTCGGCTTCTCCGGCGCGATGATCGCGGCCGCGGTGCTGCTCGTCGTGGTGATGGTGCCCGTGATCCTGATCTTCGTCGGGCGGCCGCCGATGCACCTGCACGCGGTGACCTCGGCGGCGGCCGATGCGCCGTCGGCGACCCAGGTGCGCGCCCGTGCGCTGCGCGACATCCGCTTCCTCTCGGTGTCGGTTGCCTTCGCGCTGGTGCTGTTCGCCCAGGTCGGCTTCATCGTGCATCTGATCGCCTACCTCGATCAGGTGATCGGCCGCGAGCGCGCCACCGTGGCGATGGCGCTGCTGACCGCGATGGCCGTGGTCGGCCGAGTCTCGTTTTCCTTCGTGATCGACCGGCTCAACCAGCGGCTGGCGTCAGCGCTGTCCTTTGTCAGCCAGGCGATCGCGCTCGCCGTCATCATCAACGTGCACAACGACATCGCACAGATCGCCGCCTGCGCGCTGTTCGGCTTCTCGGTCGGCAATCTGATCACGCTGCCGGCGCTGATCGTGCAGCGCGAGTTCGATCCGCGCGCGTTCGGCGTGCTGATCAGCCTGATCACGGCGATCAACCAGATCACCTACGCCTTTGGCCCCGGCGTGATCGGGCTGCTGCACGATCTCTCCGGCAGCTACACGCTGCCGTTCTACGGCTGCATCGGCCTCGAGCTGATCGCGGCGGTGACGATCATGACGAAAGGGAAGTAG
- a CDS encoding VOC family protein: MPQNPPIIAGTRIGHVHLKVADLERALGFYCGVLGFELQQRLGADAAFISAGGYHHHIGLNTWESKGGHPPPPGTTGLFHTAILYPTRPALADALHRVLSAGIQLDGASDHGVSQALYLRDPDENGVELYWDRPEAEWPRSADGKLSMFTRRLDLEDLLKQRAV, encoded by the coding sequence ATGCCGCAAAATCCTCCCATCATCGCGGGCACCCGGATCGGGCATGTCCACCTCAAGGTCGCCGATCTCGAGCGCGCGCTCGGCTTCTATTGCGGCGTGCTTGGCTTCGAGCTGCAGCAGCGGCTGGGCGCGGATGCGGCCTTCATCTCGGCCGGCGGCTATCACCACCACATCGGCCTCAACACCTGGGAGAGCAAGGGCGGCCATCCGCCGCCGCCAGGCACCACCGGCCTGTTCCACACCGCCATTCTCTACCCGACCCGTCCGGCGCTCGCAGACGCGCTGCACCGGGTGCTGTCGGCCGGCATCCAGCTCGACGGCGCCAGCGACCACGGCGTCAGCCAGGCGCTGTACCTGCGCGATCCCGACGAGAACGGCGTCGAGCTCTATTGGGACCGGCCCGAGGCCGAATGGCCGCGCAGCGCCGACGGCAAGCTGTCGATGTTCACCCGGCGGCTGGATCTTGAAGATCTGCTGAAGCAGCGGGCGGTGTAA
- a CDS encoding type II toxin-antitoxin system HicB family antitoxin, producing the protein MTRRLYPAVLERGPRGAFGAWFPDFPGCVAGGKSQEEAIERAEHALAQSVDGWVEQGHALPEPTPIERIVPPKGSDVAAFFMVGVDPPDPSERVNVYLPKSLIARIDKRAAELGMSRSSFFGFASSLALEWPGGYPRGAPIAPRSKVHKTGALRAEKRPGKKPVR; encoded by the coding sequence ATGACGAGACGGCTTTATCCGGCCGTGCTGGAGCGCGGTCCGCGCGGCGCGTTCGGGGCGTGGTTTCCCGACTTTCCCGGGTGCGTCGCCGGCGGCAAGTCGCAGGAGGAGGCGATCGAGCGTGCCGAGCATGCGCTGGCGCAGTCGGTCGACGGCTGGGTCGAGCAGGGTCACGCGCTGCCGGAGCCGACGCCGATCGAGCGGATCGTGCCGCCGAAGGGCTCCGACGTTGCCGCGTTCTTCATGGTCGGCGTCGATCCGCCCGATCCGTCCGAGCGCGTCAACGTCTATCTCCCGAAAAGCCTGATCGCGCGCATCGACAAGCGCGCCGCCGAGCTCGGCATGAGCCGTTCGAGCTTCTTCGGCTTTGCGAGCTCGCTGGCGCTCGAATGGCCGGGCGGCTATCCGCGCGGCGCCCCGATCGCGCCGCGCTCCAAGGTGCACAAGACCGGCGCGCTGCGCGCCGAGAAACGGCCGGGCAAGAAGCCTGTGCGGTAG
- a CDS encoding Gfo/Idh/MocA family protein, which yields MINCAIAGLGRWGRALVEAAQSEPRLRIIHAVEPDINGAASFCAAHGLSPAASLETVLAEPDVDAVLLATPHSLHRSQVIAAARAGKHVFCEKPLALRRSDAAEMFAACRNAGVLLAVGHNRRFWPSMQALRAMVASGELGTILHVEGHNSNENSQSITQGWRLSPEESPGGGLTGAGLHVLDGFVSLLGPARQVYARLSVREAGPPPLDTATLAIEFVNGVSATLATVRATPFYWRVHVFGTKGSAEVLDEGTMVLRTSGEAPRATCYPAVDTLTAELTAFADAVERKQPFPVPEADVLATLAAFEAALQSMQSGHPVACHTAYQ from the coding sequence ATGATCAACTGTGCGATCGCGGGCCTTGGTCGCTGGGGCCGCGCGCTGGTCGAGGCTGCGCAGAGCGAGCCTCGGCTCAGAATCATCCACGCGGTGGAACCCGACATCAACGGCGCTGCGAGCTTCTGCGCGGCGCATGGCCTGTCGCCTGCGGCTAGCCTCGAGACCGTGCTGGCCGAACCCGATGTCGATGCCGTTCTGCTGGCAACGCCGCATTCGCTGCACCGGAGCCAGGTGATCGCGGCAGCCAGAGCCGGTAAGCACGTGTTTTGCGAGAAGCCGCTGGCGCTGAGGCGCAGCGATGCGGCCGAGATGTTCGCGGCCTGCCGCAATGCCGGCGTGCTGCTCGCGGTCGGGCATAACCGCCGGTTCTGGCCGTCGATGCAGGCGCTGCGCGCGATGGTCGCGAGCGGCGAGCTCGGCACGATCCTGCATGTCGAGGGCCACAACAGCAACGAGAACTCGCAGTCCATCACGCAGGGCTGGCGGCTGTCGCCCGAGGAATCGCCCGGTGGCGGACTGACCGGCGCGGGCCTGCATGTGCTGGACGGCTTCGTCAGCCTGCTCGGCCCCGCGCGCCAGGTCTATGCCCGGTTGAGTGTGCGCGAAGCCGGACCGCCGCCGCTCGACACTGCAACTTTAGCGATTGAATTTGTGAATGGCGTGAGTGCAACCCTTGCTACGGTCCGCGCAACACCGTTCTATTGGCGCGTGCATGTGTTCGGAACGAAGGGATCCGCAGAGGTGCTCGACGAGGGGACGATGGTGCTACGGACATCCGGCGAGGCACCGAGAGCGACGTGCTATCCGGCGGTCGACACGCTCACTGCGGAACTTACCGCCTTTGCCGACGCGGTCGAACGCAAGCAGCCGTTCCCGGTACCGGAGGCAGATGTGCTGGCGACACTCGCCGCGTTCGAGGCCGCGCTGCAATCGATGCAGTCTGGGCATCCGGTTGCCTGCCATACGGCATACCAGTGA
- a CDS encoding acyl-CoA dehydrogenase family protein: MADLEKFRAETRAWLEQNCPAEMRKPTTSDGDTFWGGRNTKFSSDAQRVWFERMRDKGWTVPHWPKEYGGGGLDGEEAKIVRQEMAAIGARAPLTSFGISMLGPALLKYGTEEQKKEHLPKITAGLIRWCQGYSEPNAGSDLASLQTRAVGDGDDYIINGQKIWTSYANYADWIFCLVRTDPAAKKHDGISFILFDMTSKGVSTKPILLISGYSPFCETFFDNVRVPKSHVVGTVNRGWDVAKYLLQHERAMISGMGERGVGRPLGQIAADSVGADAQGKLDDSQLRGQIANFEVDEAALAAAAERAVDLAKAGQSHPAFSSAMKYYGTELNKRRYEILMSAGGIDALEWESDRSRGGARPRAWLRTKANSIEGGTSEVMLGIVAKRILDLPGA, from the coding sequence ATGGCTGACCTCGAGAAATTCCGCGCAGAGACTCGCGCCTGGCTGGAGCAGAACTGCCCGGCGGAGATGCGCAAGCCGACGACCTCGGATGGCGACACCTTCTGGGGTGGCCGCAACACGAAATTCTCCTCCGACGCGCAGCGCGTCTGGTTCGAGCGGATGCGCGACAAGGGCTGGACCGTGCCGCATTGGCCGAAGGAATATGGCGGCGGAGGCCTCGACGGCGAGGAGGCCAAGATCGTGCGCCAGGAGATGGCGGCGATCGGCGCGCGGGCGCCGCTGACCTCGTTCGGCATCTCGATGCTCGGACCGGCGCTGCTGAAATACGGCACCGAAGAGCAGAAGAAGGAGCATCTGCCGAAGATCACCGCGGGCCTGATCCGCTGGTGCCAGGGCTATTCCGAGCCGAACGCCGGCTCCGACCTCGCCTCGCTGCAGACCCGCGCGGTCGGCGACGGTGACGACTACATCATCAACGGCCAGAAGATCTGGACCTCCTACGCCAACTACGCCGACTGGATCTTCTGCCTCGTCCGTACCGATCCCGCGGCCAAAAAGCACGACGGCATCAGCTTCATTCTCTTCGACATGACGTCGAAGGGGGTGTCGACCAAGCCGATCCTCTTGATCTCCGGCTATTCGCCGTTCTGCGAGACCTTCTTCGACAATGTCCGGGTACCGAAATCGCATGTCGTGGGCACGGTCAACCGCGGCTGGGATGTCGCGAAATATCTACTGCAGCACGAGCGCGCGATGATCTCGGGCATGGGCGAGCGCGGCGTCGGCCGTCCGCTCGGCCAGATCGCCGCCGACTCGGTGGGCGCGGACGCGCAAGGCAAGCTCGACGATTCGCAGCTGCGCGGCCAGATCGCGAACTTCGAGGTCGACGAGGCCGCGCTCGCTGCGGCCGCCGAGCGCGCGGTCGATCTCGCCAAGGCCGGGCAGTCGCATCCGGCGTTCTCCTCGGCGATGAAGTATTACGGCACCGAGCTCAACAAGCGCCGCTACGAGATCCTGATGTCGGCCGGCGGCATCGACGCGCTGGAATGGGAGAGCGACCGCTCCCGGGGCGGTGCCCGCCCGCGCGCCTGGCTGCGCACCAAGGCCAACTCGATCGAGGGCGGCACCTCGGAGGTGATGCTCGGCATCGTCGCCAAGCGCATCCTCGATCTGCCGGGGGCGTAG
- a CDS encoding NAD(P)-dependent oxidoreductase, whose translation MARETPVGMIGLGLMGSALSARLIDAGVGVIGFDVDAAKTDGLRASGAEFAAFAADVAARCRTIVIAVYDAAQVTGLLPDLANSALPPLVICTTTCAPGEIATIAEFASRSRLSFIEAPISGTSAEVRAGTATALVAGDRDVIAAATATLDILCPQRINVGAIGDASRTKLAINLILQSNRAALAEGIAFAESLGLDGATFLATARQSAAYSKVMDSKGPKMLARDFSPQSHIAQTLKDAELILQEAGRHGLPLPLTSAQAELLRAAIALQGPDRDSAAVIEAIRAGRGQDKEHS comes from the coding sequence ATGGCTCGCGAGACACCTGTCGGCATGATCGGGCTGGGGCTGATGGGATCGGCGCTTTCGGCGCGGCTGATCGATGCCGGCGTCGGGGTGATCGGCTTCGACGTCGACGCCGCGAAGACCGATGGGTTACGGGCCAGCGGCGCCGAGTTCGCGGCCTTCGCCGCCGACGTCGCAGCGCGCTGCCGGACCATCGTCATCGCGGTGTATGACGCGGCCCAGGTCACGGGCTTGCTGCCGGACCTCGCCAACTCGGCACTGCCGCCGCTTGTGATCTGCACCACCACCTGCGCACCGGGCGAGATCGCCACGATTGCCGAATTCGCGTCCCGCTCGCGCCTCTCCTTCATCGAAGCCCCAATCTCCGGCACCAGCGCCGAGGTCCGCGCGGGCACGGCCACCGCGCTGGTCGCTGGCGATCGCGACGTCATCGCAGCCGCCACGGCGACGCTCGACATCCTCTGCCCGCAGCGGATCAATGTCGGCGCGATCGGCGATGCCAGCCGCACCAAGCTCGCGATCAACCTGATCCTGCAGAGCAACCGCGCCGCTTTGGCCGAGGGCATCGCCTTTGCCGAAAGCCTCGGCCTCGACGGCGCGACGTTCCTTGCGACCGCGCGGCAATCGGCAGCATATTCCAAGGTGATGGACAGCAAGGGACCGAAGATGCTGGCGCGGGATTTCTCGCCGCAATCGCATATCGCGCAAACCTTGAAGGACGCCGAGCTGATCCTGCAGGAGGCCGGCCGGCACGGCCTGCCCTTGCCGCTGACCTCGGCGCAGGCCGAGCTGCTGCGCGCGGCGATCGCGCTGCAAGGCCCGGACCGCGACAGCGCCGCGGTCATCGAGGCGATCCGTGCCGGACGCGGCCAGGACAAGGAACACTCATGA